Proteins encoded together in one Vigna angularis cultivar LongXiaoDou No.4 chromosome 5, ASM1680809v1, whole genome shotgun sequence window:
- the LOC108339676 gene encoding F-box protein At5g07670, producing the protein MSFRSENQNPNPTTPTPPLKKRWSDLWTKSKPINQMVMAMKLRSLSPRRAAKANATLSPFPAVAIADRTLLLSDQILLKILALVSDSPAQRNSNSLVCKRWLNLQGRLLRSLIISDWNFLLSGRLIHRFPNLNHVDLLSAAFISPRNSAILLSHRVLSVHLHSDLAPNWCFCEENMLPVEVIDNGLATLAAGCPNLRRLHVIGASQMGLLSVAEECPTLQELELQCCSDNVLRGIAACANLQILKLVGHVDGLYSSVVSDIGLTILAQGCKRLVRLELGGCEGSFDGIKAIGKCCLMLEELTFSDHKMDDGWLAAIPFCENLKTLRFQSCKRIDPNPGMEEYLGSCSALERLHLQKCQLRDKKGVSALFSVCRAVREIVLQDCWGLDNSIFSFAMMCRRVKLFYLEGCSLLTTEGLEHVIHSWKELQSLRVVSCKNIKECEISTALATLFTSLKELRWSPDTKSLLQSSVTGITMAKKGGKFFKRAR; encoded by the exons ATGTCGTTTCGGTCGGAGAATCAGAACCCAAACCCTACAACTCCCACTCCGCCATTGAAGAAGCGTTGGTCAGACTTATGGACCAAATCCAAACCCATAAACCAAATGGTCATGGCAATGAAGCTTCGCTCTCTCTCTCCTCGCCGCGCAGCCAAAGCCAACGCCACTCTCTCTCCTTTCCCCGCCGTCGCCATCGCCGACAGAACCCTTCTGCTCTCCGACCAGATTCTCCTCAAAATCCTCGCACTCGTCTCCGACTCACCCGCTCAGCGAAACTCCAATTCTCTTGTCTGCAAGCGCTGGCTCAATCTCCAAGGCCGTCTTCTCCGCTCCCTCATAATCTCCGACTGGAACTTCCTCCTCTCCGGCAGGCTCATCCACCGCTTCCCCAATCTCAACCACGTCGACTTGCTCTCCGCCGCCTTCATTTCACCTCGCAATTCCGCCATTCTCCTCAGCCACCGCGTCCTCTCCGTGCACCTTCATTCTGACCTCGCCCCCAATTGGTGCTTCTGTGAGGAAAACATGCTACCCGTCGAAGTCATCGACAACGGACTCGCCACCCTCGCCGCCGGCTGTCCAAACTTGCGCCGCCTCCACGTCATCGGCGCTAGCCAGATGGGGCTGCTGAGCGTCGCGGAGGAGTGTCCCACTCTGCAGGAACTCGAACTGCAGTGCTGCAGCGACAACGTTCTGCGCGGGATTGCGGCCTGTGCGAATCTTCAGATTCTGAAGCTCGTTGGGCATGTTGATGGGCTCTACAGTTCGGTGGTTTCTGATATCGGGTTGACAATTCTGGCGCAAGGGTGCAAGAGGCTGGTGAGGTTGGAGCTTGGTGGGTGCGAAGGAAGTTTTGATGGGATTAAGGCCATTGGGAAGTGTTGTTTAATGTTGGAGGAGTTGACGTTTTCTGATCATAAGATGGATGATGGATGGCTTGCTGCCATCCCGTTTTGTGAGAATTTAAAGACTTTGAGGTTTCAGTCTTGTAAGAGGATTGATCCCAATCCTGGAATGGAGGAGTATTTGGGTTCTTGCTCTGCTCTTGAAAGGTTGCATTTGCAGAAATGTCAGCTTCGGGATAAGAAGGGCGTTTCGGCTCTGTTTTCTGTGTGCAGGGCTGTCAGGGAGATTGTTCTTCAGGACTGTTGGGGATTGGATAATAGCAtcttctcttttgcaatgatgtGCAG GCGGGTAAAGTTGTTTTACTTGGAAGGATGCTCATTACTAACGACAGAAGGTTTGGAGCATGTAATTCATTCATGGAAGGAGCTTCAGAGCCTTAGAGTAGTGTCATGTAAGAATATAAAGGAGTGTGAGATCTCTACTGCGCTGGCAACCCTGTTTACCAGTCTCAAGGAGTTGAGATGGAGCCCTGATACCAAATCACTTCTTCAATCCAGTGTTACAGGGATAACCATGGCAAAAAAAGGTggtaaatttttcaaaagggCACGATAA